A region from the Bacteroidales bacterium genome encodes:
- a CDS encoding JAB domain-containing protein: MQTELSFGEIDLSHLETSTELAEIKVIYKSENKNKVKITNSKDVFNILNSLYDKDTIGFQEQFYMLLLNKGNVLLGWIKLSTGGISGTVVDLKIIFATALKAFASGIVVSHNHPSTNVNPSNEDVSITKKINDAGKLFEIKLLDHIIVAPDNTYFSFADEGIL; this comes from the coding sequence ATGCAAACAGAATTATCTTTTGGGGAAATTGATTTAAGTCATTTAGAAACAAGCACGGAATTAGCGGAAATAAAGGTTATATATAAAAGCGAAAATAAAAACAAAGTTAAGATAACAAATTCTAAAGATGTGTTTAATATTTTAAATTCACTTTATGATAAAGACACTATCGGATTTCAGGAGCAATTCTATATGCTTCTGCTGAATAAAGGTAATGTTTTGTTAGGATGGATAAAGTTAAGCACCGGCGGGATAAGCGGAACTGTGGTGGATTTAAAAATTATTTTTGCAACAGCTCTTAAAGCGTTTGCTAGCGGAATAGTGGTTTCTCATAATCACCCATCGACAAATGTAAATCCGAGCAATGAGGATGTTTCAATAACGAAAAAAATAAATGATGCCGGGAAATTGTTTGAAATAAAATTGCTTGACCATATTATTGTCGCTCCCGATAATACTTATTTCAGTTTTGCTGATGAAGGAATTTTATGA